A single window of Channa argus isolate prfri chromosome 10, Channa argus male v1.0, whole genome shotgun sequence DNA harbors:
- the LOC137134531 gene encoding serine/threonine-protein kinase pim-2-like, whose product MLKAAGLAGSVGQSTAVSLLDWFILDYELILVMEKPVLSVDLSRYLQAHGGYLEEHEAKIILKQLVDAAVDMHSKGVFHRDIKPENVLIQLESGEPRVRIIDFGCGNFSKQKPFSSFCGTLAYFPPEWFDYETYWACPTTVWQLGVLFYSLLEGHGRFTTTGFINGQVQISPALSTDCRLLLNWCLSRDPALRATLEKLQLCPFLRETSPPPVQGRVDSFHRQQLSP is encoded by the exons ATGCTTAAAGCTGCAGGTCTAGCAGGCTCTGTCGGACAGTCCACAGCAGTTTCCCTTCTGGACTGGTTCATTTTGGATTACGAGTTAATACTGGTAATGGAAAAACCAGTCCTCTCTGTGGACCTCTCCAGGTACCTTCAGGCCCATGGAGGATACCTGGAGGAACATGAGGCAAAG ATCATCCTGAAGCAGCTGGTAGATGCAGCAGTTGACATGCACTCCAAGGGTGTCTTCCACCGGGACATTAAGCCAGAAAATGTCCTGATTCAGTTAGAGTCTGGAGAGCCAAGAGTCCGCATCATCGACTTTGGCTGTGGCAACTTCTCAAAGCAGAaacctttctcctccttctgtg GTACCCTTGCCTACTTCCCTCCAGAGTGGTTTGACTATGAGACGTACTGGGCCTGTCCAACTACAGTTTGGCAGCTGGGTGTGCTGTTCTACTCCCTGCTGGAAGGACATGGCCGGTTTACAACCACAGGCTTCATCAATGGCCAGGTACAGATAAGTCCAGCATTGTCAACAG ACTGCAGGCTCTTGCTAAATTGGTGTCTGTCCAGAGACCCTGCACTACGTGCCACTTTAGAGAAGCTTCAGTTGTGCCCCTTCCTGAGAGAAACCAGCCCTCCACCTGTTCAAGGCCGGGTAGATTCCTTCCACCGGCAGCAGCTTTCTCCGTGA